The DNA region TTTTGGTCTGAACGGAGCGAATTTGAGCTTCGACCAATTGTGAAAAGACGGTTTCAATGCGTTTGCGGAGCTTTGGGTGGCGGTCTTGCCGCCACCCGTTGTCATAGCGGGTGTTTTTCTTGGGTGGGAACAGGTCGCCCAGGCAGCAATAGCCCTTGTCCCCAATGATCTTTGGCCCGCCGAACTCAGGCCACCTCCGGTTCAACTCATAGCTGACGGTGGTGTCGTGAAGATTGGCGGGTTTGAGGAGGGACTGGACGATCTCCCCTGCGGGTGTCACCCAGGCATGCAGCTTGTACCCGTACACGTCGCCCTGGGTCCCAAACCCCCATTTCGCTCCCGGGAACTTGCACCGCTTGCCTCGTTTCGGGCGACACACCGGGAGCGGCATGGAGTCAATGATCACTTCTGCACAGCGTTTGGCGGGGCTGACCAAGGCTTCGAGGCGTTCCAGCAGACGCACGCTTCGCATGTACGCCTGGCTGTAGGAGGGAAGACCGACGCGGTCTTCCCTCAACATGTTCCACCAGATCGAGCGATACGGCTGCTTGAACACGAAGCGAGCGAGCAAGAGGGCCACGAGCAGGGCATCCGTCAGCTTCTGATGCTTAAATCGCTTCAGATCGCTGAAGTGCCGCTTCGCCCAACGGTGGAGCTGACGAATCACCGCACGACGACCTAAACTATGATGGTGACGGTATCTGCACATACCGTCTCCATTTTTCCTCGTCTCCGTCCTACTCGGCTACCCCAGCCTCAAGCCCTAAACGGCGTGTAGAGCCATTGATAACGCCGGTGTTGAGCAACCACAGGCCGCTTACCTCGAAGCGCCTAGAAGCGCTTCAACACGGGCTTAAGGCCAAAACGTCCTTCGTCCTGGACCCAAAGGCGAACTTGCTTTTCGGGGTAGGCTGCCTGAGCAACGCTCAGCGCCGCCTCGACTTTTTTATGAACGTCCCCTGCTCTTTGGGAGAAGCCGCCTCCGTATGCGTCGGTCGAGGAACCTGAGCAGTAAAGCCAAGTCTTTCCAAGTAGCCCCAGACACACACCTCTGTCAATGCAATCCCAAAATGCTCCTGGATGTGTATCGAGCGCCATGGGCGGCCATTGCACGCCGCCTGTGGCGTTTTCGAAGGAGGAAGAGGAGAGGCTATGTAACGTGCAATCTTCTTTCTACTGGTGGGTTACTTGCCATAGTTGTAGGCTTTGAGGATACCCCGTGTCCCGAAAAACCCTCTGCGAGCCCTGACGGAAGAGGAACGTGCGACCTTGGAGCGATTGAGCCGGTCGCATCACACCGCAGCGATCGTCGGCGGCGGGGCAAAAACGATTCTCGCGGTGTCGGCCGGCATGGCCTATACCGGAGCAGCTCGGTTGTCGCCTTGCCAGGGTTTTGTGGAGGGAAAGTTCAGTCTGATTCAGACTGGAGCGAGATATGACGACCCCTCGGCAGAACTACACCGCTGAATTCAAGCAGGAGGCCGTGCGGCTGGTCGAAGCCACGGGCAAAAGTTGTGCCCAAATCGCCCGCGACCTCGGCGTCCCTCCCCACTACGTCGTGCGCTGGAAAAAGCGGCAGGAGGTGCAGAAGGCTGTGGGACGCCCTGTATTGACGGGGCGTGGCTTCCCTGCGCGTTCTGAACAGGAAGAACGGATCAAGCATCTGGAGCGTGAACTGGAGATTGCCCGTCAGGAGTGGGATGTGTTGAAAAAAGCCGTGGCCTTCTTCGCCAAACAAAGCTGATCTTCGCCTTCGTTCAGCAGTACCAGGAAGAGTTTCCGGTGGAGCTGATGTGTCAGGTGCTGGAGGTCGGTGTGAGCGGGTATTACGCAGACGCGGGGAAGGCCAGAGCGTGTCAGAGCGCGAAAAGACCGCGCCCAGACCGAGAAGATCAGGGCGAGTCATCAGCGAAGCCGAGGGACTTACGGAACCCCGAGAATTCAAGCGGATCTCGCAGATGAGGGAGAGCGGGTGAGCCGACAGCGGATCGGGCGACCGATGAAGGCAGCGGACGCTGAGGTCCGCTGCAAGCGGCCGTTTCGCGTGACGACCAAGGCCTCATCGGCTCACCCAACCGCAGAAAATCTGCTGAACCGAGAGTTCAGTGCCGACCGGCCGAATCGGAAGTGGGTCACGGACATCACCTCTCTGCCGACGACGGAGGGCTGGCTGTATCTGGCCACGGTCATGGACCTGTTCTCCAGAAAAATTGTCGGCTGGGCGATGAGCGAACGTCTTCACACGCCGCTGGTCACCGCGGCGCTGAACATGGCTTGGCAGCGACGGCAGCCCGAGACCGGGCTGCTCCACCACTCCGACCGAGGCAGCCAATACAGCAGTGAGGTCTACCGACAAGCCCTGGAGCGCCTGGAGGCGGTTCAGAGCATGAGCAACAAAGGGCAGTGTTGGGATAGCGCCGTGCAGGAACGCTTTTTCTCAACCCTCAAGGTTGAACTCGACCTGCGCCAGGAACCCGGGACGTGTGCCCAAACCCGCAGTGACGTGTTCGCGTGGATCGAGGTGTTTTACAACCGGCAACGTCGCCATTCGTCGCCCTGCTACCGTTCCCCGGTGGCCTTTGAGGAACAAACCACCCATCCTGAACTACGCCTCCACTAAACCCTTGCAATTCATTATGGGGTCGTAGTTGTTCACCAGCGGCATCATGGGCAGCCCTGGGCAGTGCACCGCAACATACGCGCGCATGTTCGCGTTCTTTCCGGGGGACTCGGGGCTCAGCGTACCGCCCGCTTCCAGACGCCACCATTCGGACACAAGGACACCCAACGCGCCCAGGTTGCGCTTCAAGGACGTGAAACTGTTGTCGTCCCAGGCCACGAAAAAGCCAGTGATGTTCAGGGTGGCCTTGCTCTGAGTGGGGCTACCCGTCCAACCGCCATCGAGGGTTGTTCCTGGTCTACGGCTGTGAGTTGCCACGCCCGGCAGGGGCCGCAGGGCCGAGTGGTGCCTTCCCAGCGCCAGGGACGGAAGAGCGTCGGGGTGCCACAGGGCGGTCATCATGCCCGCTTCCGAGAGCAGCAGGGCAGCGCCGCGCCCATCAGGAACGCCGCCCGGTTGAGGTGACGTCGTCGGTCCTGTAGGGCGGCGAAGACGGGCAGCGTGGGCTCGCTTATGCTCTCATCTTCTAAAAGTTGGTTAAAGGCGAAATGGCCTCCTCGCCCGGCAGAGTGACGTCCACCCGCGCGCCACCGCCCTCTGCCCGCCCCAGGTGCAGGGTACCCCCGTGCACCTCCACCACCCGCCGCACCACGGCAAGCCCAAGCCCAAAGCCTTCCACCTCGGTCAGTCCGCGCACGAAGGCGTCTGTCAGGACGCCTCCCGGAAAGCCGGGGCCGGTGTCTTCCACCCGCAGCGCCGCGCCCCCACCAGGCTGGGCTGAGACGTCCACCAGGACCCGCCCCCCCGGTGGCGTGAACTTCACCGCATTGCCGATCAGGTTTTCGAGCACGCTGCTCAACAAGGTGCTGTCGCCGCGCACGGGAGCCGAGGCCCCGTCCAGCCACAGGTCGAGGTCGCGCCGCATCGCCAGCGGTTGCAGCAGGTCCACCGCCTCGCCCGCCAGCGTAAGCAGGTCCACGGTGGGCCCACGCGACGGCCCCAGCGGAAGCAGGCGCTGCGCCCGGGTGAGGGTCATGAGGTTGCCTGTCAGCTGGCGCAGGCGTCCCGCTGTACGCTCCGTACGTTCCAGGGCCGCGTGCCACTCCTCCGGGGGCCGCTCCCGCGAGAGGGTGTGTTGCAGGTCCGCGAGCATCGCTGTGACGGGCGTGCGCAACTCGTGCGAGGCGCTCGCAAGAAAGAGGGTTTCACGTTCGCGCTCGGCTCGCAGCGCCCGCAGGCTTTCTGCCAAGGCGCGGGCGAGGGCGCCCACCTCGTCGCGTTCCTCCAGGCCCGGCAGCGGACCAGGCCCGTCGAGGTGCCCCACCCGCCGCGCCAGTGCCTCCAGGGGCCGCAACGCCCGGCGCACCTCGCGGGCCACCAGCCAGCCCCCCAGCACGCTGAGCAGCAGCAGGGTCATGGCAGCCACCGACGCGTAGCGCTGCATCAAATGTTTTAGGGGCAGCAGGTTGCGCCCCACCTGCACCACGACCATGCCGCCGCGCCGCGATATCACCTGATACCCACCCACCTGCCGCGCCCACGCAGGCCCACTCCCCTTCAGAAACTCGGGGTCCAGGGTGTCGGGCCCCGAAGCCCCACCCGCCCACCGCAGCTGTCCATCCACATAGACGCGCGCTGACGCCGTAATACCGCTTTCTTCCAGGATATCGTCGCCGATATCGTCAAGTTGACTGGGCGTGGACTGCACCACCGCGAGCAGTGCGTCGGCCTGCGACGCCACCTGCCGGGCCACCGAACGCAGTTCCACCTGCCACAGCACCACCCCCGCCACTCCTGCGAATGCGAGCAGCGTGCAGAGCAAAACACCAAAGGTCAGGAGGGTCAGCCGGGTGCGCAGGGTCAGGGGCCTCAGGGGTGGCGTTGCTGGAATGGTGGCGCATTCCAGGTGGAGAGGCAAGGGGCGGGACTCAGGGCCAACGTCTTGAGGGCGAGCTTCGCCCGCTGTTCCCTCCTCACCCTGGAGATGCAAGAAAGGCCCTCGTTCTCCGTGCTGAGACGAAGTCACGAAGGGTGCTGATCCGAAAGATTCGCTTTAAGAGGGTCTTGCCGCTTCCTTCTCCCGGCCTTCAATGCAAAGGGGGAAAGAGGTGAGAACACCACTCAGGGCAATTGCGGGAGGGACAAGCTCGCTTTGACCCGCTCCCCGGTGGAACGGGCGCAGCTGCGGGGGAGTGCGTCAGGCGGGGGTGAACCCACCACCCTTACTCCCCTTCCGGAAAGCTGTAACCCAGGCCCCGCAGGGTGCGCACCGCATCGTCGCCGAGTTTGCGGCGCAGATTGCGCACGTAGGTGTCCACCACGTTCGATTCGGCCCCGAAGCGTCCGTCCCACACACGGTCGATCAGTTCCTCGCGGGTATAGACCCGACCTGGATGCGAGGCCAGCACCTCCAGCAGCGAGAACTCCTTGGCCGTCAGCGCCACCCGTGCACCTGACCGGTACACCGCCCGTGCGGTCCAGTCGAGCCGGAGGTCGCGCCAGACCCGCGTGCTTTGCACCTCCGCCCGGCCCCGGCGCACGAGGGCCCGCAGCCGCGCCTGGACCTCCCCGAGATGAAAGGGCTTGACGAGGTAATCGTCGCCCCCAGTGTCCAGGCCTTCAATACGGTCTTCCACAGCGTCGCGGGCCGTCAGGAACAGCACCGGAAAGGGAATGCCCTCCTCGCGCAGCTCCCGCACGAGATCAAAGCCCGACCGGGGACCCTCCGGCAGTCCCACATCCACCATCAGGGCGTCAAAGGGGAAACTGGCGGCGAGTTCGCGGGCCTCCTCGGCACAGCCTGCCTCGTCCACCGCGTACCCGGCTTCTCTCAGGCTGGCCGCTAAGGGACGGCGGATTTCGGGTTCATCTTCAACCACCAGGAAACGCATGCCTCAAGCTACGCCCGCCACATCGAACTCAGATGGAGACCCCCGGTGAGGTGAACCTAAATCCGGCTTTTAGACAGCCCGGCCACGGTCCCAGCGGTGACCTCCACCTTCGGCCGGCCCCTGGTGGCCACGTCTACCTGCGCCGCCACGGCCCGGGAGCAGCGGCTGTTGGCCGCGCGATGGCTGGCCCTACACGGCGAGTTTGGCCACGCGTCCGCCAGTTTTGCCAGCTTGATGCTGGACGTTCAGGCCCTGACCGTGCCGGGCCTATTGGGACCGCTGCCCTATCGTGCGGTAGGGCAGGCACGGCCGGCGGCAGGTAATCCCCTTGCACCTGCTGAAGGTTGGAGCGACTTTGCACGTGTTTTTCGGGACACTGTGCGGGCCCAACGGGTCACGCCCGCGCTCACAGGCTGCTCGGCAGCGTTCGCGCGTGCGGCAGGTGGCGAGGTGCGGCGGGCACTCCGCCTTGGAGCGACGCCGCACCTGGACGCGCAGCGCTGATCCTCCCGGGACAATGCGGGAAGTACCATGCGCAACAACGTTAACCGGACGCGGCGCGCGGGGTGGAGGTTGCAGCCCGAACCTCAGCCGAGCGACGCGGTGTGGACCGAGATCGAAATTCTGGGCTGCCCGTGGCTCGCCTCGCGGGCGAGCGCTGGGCTGGGTGCTGGACCCCTCACCCCGGCAGCACCCAGCCCAGCGCCGTTTTTTCCTGGCGCGGCAGGAGGGGCCGGCTGTGGCCTTTTTGGCCTGCATCCCCTTGGGGGCCCGGGGTGGCTGGTATCTGGAGGACGTGGTGCGCGCTTCCGGCGCACCGGGCGGCACCGCGGCCCTCCTCGTGCAGGAGGCCATTGCTGCGTTGCGGAAGGTACGCAGAGCGTTACCCTGGGCTGCGCGCCCCTCGCCGACCTGAACCTGCCTGGCGAGGATTTCCCACGCTCCTGGCCGCTGGAATGAGGTGCCCATGCCCCGCGCCCACTGCTCTCCCGCCATTACAACTGCGAAAGGCTCCTGCGCTTCAAGGCCCAGTTTCCCGGCACCCACTGGGAAGGCGCATACCTCCTGTTGCCCCCACCCGCTTCCGGCAACACTGGGTCTGAGCGCCCTGACGCGGGCGGTGTGGCGGAAGGGGCCACCGGAGGCCGGTTGAGGTGGGCCTGTTTTCGGCGGTGATGTGCCAACCCAGCGGTCAGACCGCCCACCGTTTGGCCGGCAGTTACAGGTGATCGAGTCGCCCGCCGTCCACGATCAGTTCCGTGCCCTGCACAAAAGCGGCGTCGTCCGAGGCCAGGAAGGCGATGGCAGCGGCAAGGTCTTCGGGACGGCCCACGTCATTGGGGTTGATCTTCTCCACGCCGCTTTTCACATTGGGATTGTTCCACAACATCGGCGTGTCCACCGCGCCCGGCAGTACGGCGTTCACGCGGATGCCGCGCGGTTTGCCCTCGATGGCGGCGCTGCGCGTTAGTGACACCAGGGCCGCCTTGGCAGCGGCGTAGGGGGCCACCAGCGCTTCGGTCTCATGGGCGTGGATGCTGGAAACATTCACGATGGCCGACCCCGGTTTCATCACCTCAAAGCTGCGCCTCAGAAAGGAAAAGGCCCCCAGCAGGTCCACTGCCAGCACGCGCTGCCAGTCGTCCACCGTCAGTTCAGTGATGGGCTTGAAGGTCATCAGCCCGGCGTTGTTCACCACGACGTCCAGCCTCCCGAAACGGGCCACGGCTGCGTCCACGCAGGCATCCACCTGCTGAGGGTCCGATACGTCGCAGGCCACCCCCAACGCGGCGGGCGCCCCGGCAGCTTTCATCTGCTCGGTGGCCTGTTCTGCAGCGTCACCATGAAGGTCCGCGATCACCACCCGCGCCCCCTCCTGCGCAAAACGTTTGGCCGCAGCCAGGCCAATCCCACTTGCCGCGCCAGTCACAATAACGACCTTGCTGCCGAAGCGTCGGGGCAGGGCAGGGGGCGCAGACGGCGTGGACTGGGCAGTGTTGGGGGAATCAGATGCAGTCATGTCAGGCTCCTGTCGAAGAGGTGGGTGTGGGGGACGTGGGCTCATTGCCTTGGGCGGTGGCGTCCTGGGTCCGGCGGGCATGGCGGGCCTTGTCCTGCAGGTCCCGCACGGCCTCGCTCTCCTGCTGGTTGGGAGGAAAGACAGGTACGGTCAGCACGACGCTCTGGGTGGGGAGAACGTCACGCCACTCCGTGATGAGGCGGCGGTACGCCTCGCCCACGGGCCGGATGTTGCGGTTCAGGTCGTACAGGCCCAGCGAATTGACCGTCCCATTGTTCTCCCGCAGCGCCGTGTCCCAGTCCACCTGGTCGGTCAGCGAGTACCAGGTAAAACCCACGATGGGCAGGCCATCGTTGCGAACGCGCAGCACATTGGCCCATTCCTTGCGCAGCCAGCGCACCGCCTCGTCGCCTCCCGCACCCTGAGAGAGATTCGTCTCGGTGTGCATCACCGGCAGGCCGTAGCGGGCGTAATACTGGCCTGTGATCACCGAGTAGCCGTAGATCTCCCCGCTGGCCTCCGTCAAACCGTCGGGGTGAACGAGATGCTCGTTGGTAACGTAGTAGTCGTTGCCCATGATGCAGTGGTGCTTGAGGTTGTTTTGCAGGAAGAAGTGGTAGTCCTCCCGCGTCATGCCGTTGTCGAGCAGGTACTCGTACATCTCCGACCCCACCCGGTGCCCGTAGTTCAGGTCCAGCGACAGAAAGCGCACCTCGTTCATGAATTCCGCCCGGCCAATGGCGGCGGGATTCTCAGCGTGGAAGTACTCGCTGGACTCGCTCTGGATAAAGATGGCGTCGGGACGGGCATTCAAGATGGCCTGCATCCCCAGCACGTTGGCCTTGACAATGTGGCCCAGCGCCGTCACGAAGCTGCGGTCGGTCGTCATTTGCTCGTTCCACCAGCCGTACTTCGCCGAGAACAGGGCGCAGATGTACATCTCGTTGACGGGCGTGTACAGCTGCACCCAGGGAAAGCGCGCAGCGAAAGCAGCCGCGTAACGGGCAAACTGAACCGGGAAATCGGGATTTTGAAAGTTACCGATCCAGTCGGGTACCCCGAAGTGGCACAAGTCCACGATGGGCGTGATGTTGCGTGAGCGCAGCCCCGCAAACGTCTCGTCGGCAAAGCTCCAGTCGTAATGGTCCGGACCCAGCCAGGTGGTGTGGATGGGCGGCCCGTAGCGCAGGTACCCGACGCCCAGTTCCCCCACGAGGTCAAAGTCCTTTTGCCAGTGCGTGTAGTGCCCGCACTTGTCCATCTCGTCCTGCCTCACCCGCCCGCCCTGCACCGTGGGGTACGAGTTCTCGATGCCCGTGGCAAACATGAAGTAGATCAAGGTCGCACCTCTTCCGGGGCCTGCTGCCCAACCGACAGGTCCAGGGTTCTTTCAGTCTCGCACCGTACCTGCGGGCCTTAACGCCCACATGAAACGCGCGCGTCCACCCACAGACCGTCAGCCGCCTGCGGGAGAACAGTCCAGGCGGCCTGACCGAGTCTGCGCAGTTTCCAGAGGTTGTTGAGGCGAGGCCCGGGCAGAGACGAGAGGCAGTTGCACCGCGGAGCCCCTGGAATCCGCTGCGCCGCCCGGGGATCACCGTGGAGGTGGGAGCGCATGACCTCAACGTCGGGCGTACAGGAGCCCCTTCCCGAACGCATTAGGGGGGACAGCGTTATGTTTGCGTGACATGGCCCAGGCCCCACCAGACTGCCGGGTATAGGTGCCGCACGGGTAGAAACGTGCGCCGCTGCCCTGCCCGGCACTGCACGGTTGCGCTCCTTCCCGTCACCCTGAAGCCACATGCGTCGGGAAACGGTCAGCTTGGGTGGAGCGCCTGAATTCGTCGCAGTACTGGAGCAATTCGCGCGCCGCCTCGCCCAGGACCGGCCCCCGCAGCCCGTGTGGGTCATAAACGTCTGAGAATCCGGCACCAGGACTTGCGAGAACACCGCCTGACCAGAAGGTCAGATGTGGTTTGCCCCACGCCACCATCTCACGATGCGCTGCGTTCCTTTCCCAATAGACCGCGGAGTGGCGCGGCAAGTACAGTGACCGCATGGGGCAGCCGCGGGGCAAGGATCAGGAGAAGGACGTGTTGAGGGGCCACGACGAGCGGAACGTGGCGGCCCTCAACTTCATTCCTGTTCAGGAGCGGTTGCCCGAGGACCTGCTGCGCCTGGAACGCATGGTCATCCGCACCAACGGTCAACCGGCGAAAATTGTGTGTACTGGCGTGCCCGGCATCGGCATGGCCCGCGGCAGCGACAACGACCTGCTGGTGGCGCTGATCAACGTGTACATTGACGCGGGTTGCCCTGCCGACGGGATCATCACCACGAGTGCGTATGCGCTGCTTAAGCTCTCGGGGCAGGGAACCAGCGGCAAACACTACCAGGCCCTCTCCCAGTGTCTGGCCCGGGTCTTCAACACGACGTACCACATCACAGACGGCTGGTTTGATTTTCACGCCAAGCGGTACACGACGGTGTCGTTTCGCATCATTGACAGCCTGACGCGCACACATCGTGAGGAAACAGGCGCGGACATTACGCTTGACAGCCGCAGCGTCTTGCGCATTCGTCTGAGCGAGGAAATTACCAAGTCCATCCGCAACGGCTACATCAAGCCCCTGAACCTCACCGACTACCAGAGCCTGCCCACGGTCGGCTCCCGCACGCTGTACCGCCTGCTGGACATGTACCTCGACGAAGCAGCGACGCGCGGCGATCCCAAACCTTACCGGATGGCGGTCTCCCTGATGACGCACGCGCAGAATTGCGGCGTCCTCAACCGCCGTCCTGACCACGTCCGCCGGGCGCTCGACAGCATGCACGAGCCCCTCATCAAGATGGGTTACCTCGCCACGGTCAATTACGTCGGGAAGGGTCTGAAGACCACCGTTCACTACACGTATGGGGAGACCACCTCTCCCATCAACCAAGAACACGTGGCCCTGCTGGTCAAACACGGTGTTCACCGGGGTGTGGCCGAGAAGTACGCCCGCAACTTGGGGGAGAAAGTTGTCGTCGTCGTCGCAAAATTTGCAGAGGAACTCAAGCGCCCAAACAAGAAGATCGAGAATCCCGCTGCATACCTCGTCAGCCTGCTCAAGGACGTGGACTCGATCGTCGCGCAAACCCGCAGTGACGAGTTGCGCAAGCAGGATATCCAACGCACCCGCAAGGCGTCCCAGGCGAAAATCGTCAAGGCAGAGGCGCAGCAGAACCATCTTTTTGAGGAAGAGCTGCACCTGGCCATCCAGAAAGAGGGGCCAGAAGCGGCGGTCGAGTTTATGCTTACCTCCTTCAAGGTCCGGCAACTTCAGCGGCACGGGCTGGAACTGCATGAAATTGATCAAGTCCGCAACGCGGTCCTTGAACGCCGAGTGGACGCGGCGCAGATGCACGCCATTCTCAACCGGGTGCTCATGTCGCCGGAGGTAGGAATCCGCGACCTCCGCGCGCTGCTCTGACTTCTCCTTCCCCTCGTCTGTCTGAGCCGTTTCGGCGAGGTGGTTTTTGCCGTCCGGCGTATGTACACGCGGCTGAGCTTCACCCCTCAGCCCTCGTGGAACTTGGGGGATCTGGAGAGATATTTCTCGGGTTCAACGTGGGGGGCCAATCGTGGAACTTGGGGGGTTTTGGAATTCCTATTATCGTGGAACTTGGGGGAAACGGCTCGTCAAACTCGTCTGACAACATGTTTTACCCACCTCCCCTCAACTCACGTGGAACTTGGGGGATTTTGAGCTCGCTGTATCGTGGAACTTGGGGGAATCAAGGAGAAAGGGCGTATGAGGTGCGGCAGTGTCCGCCGTGACCCTCGTGGAACTTGGGGGAAAAATATCGTGGAACTTGGGGGATTCAACGTCTGGACTATCGTGGAACTTGGGGGAACACGCCTCAAAAGTACCGTGGAACTTGGGGGAAAACATCGTGGAACTTGGGGGAAAAGTGCCAAAAGCGCTGTGCCAGACGGACTTTACCTCTGCTCTATGATGATGACATCAATCTTTTTCTTCTTTTATTAAAGAAAAAACATCATTCATGCGGTGCGCTCCTGTCTGTTGCCGGGTCTTACCGGTGGCGGCCGAACACTGGTGATTCTCACCACCTCTGTTTTTGCTGCAGAGGTTCAGGAAGGTACTTGCGGCGGCGAGGCGAGGAGTCCCTCGCCGCCACGGACGGAAGGAAACTTCAAAGCGGCACATGGCTGGTTTCCCTGAACGGCGCTCACGTCGTGCCTTGGAGCTGTTTAGGGTGATCGGGTGCGAAGCAACGGCGCTGTATGGGAAACTTCGACGCTCCACCTGATGGACCACACGCCAAACGGGCGTGTGGTCAGCCGACGTTACCAAGGGTTCGGCGACTATGACGAACCGTCAGTGGCGCGCCGAGAACATGCGGGCGCCCTCTCCCGCTGTGCAAAACCGGGGAGAATGAAACATGACGAGACAGAAGGTAGCCCTCGTGACCGGGGGTAACCGCGGTATTGGTCTGGAAGTCTGCCGCCAGCTCGCCCAGCAGGGCCTGCACGTGCTGCTTGCCGCGCGGGGTGAGGCCCAGGGAGAGCAGGCTGCTGCGGCCCTGCACTCGGGCGGGGGAGCCGTCACGGCCGTCTCCCTCGATGTGCGGGACGACGCCTCCATTCAGACGCTCGCGGCCCACGTACAGCGTGCCTTCGGGCGCCTCGACATTCTCGTAAACAATGCTGCGGTGCTGCTGTGTGAGGGGGACAGTGCCCTGATGACGCCACCTGAGGCGTATCAGGACAGCCTGGAGACGAACTTTATGGGTCCGCTCCGGCTGTGCCAGGCGTTCGTACCAGGCATGCGGGAGCGGGGGTACGGCCGCGTGGTGAATGTCAGTAGCGGCGCCGGGCAGCTTTCCAGCATGGGTGGGTATGCCCCAGCGTACTCGGCGAGCAAAGCCGCCTTGAACGCCCTGACGCGCTTGATGGCGCACGCGGGGGGGCCAAGGGTGTTGGTGAACAGCGTGGATCCCGGATGGGTGAGGACCGACATGGGGGGCCCTCGGGCCCCGCGCAGTGTCGAGCAGGGCGCGGACACGGTCGTGTGGCTCGCCACCCTGCCTGAGGGCGGACCCACCGGCGGGTTCTTCCATGACCGCAAGCCCCTTCCCTGGTAAACGGTGTCCGTCGCGTCGAACGGACATGCTTACGGGCGCTGAATCTGGCCCACCGGCCTGGTAGAAAAGCCATTTGCCTTCATATTCAGGGGCATGTGGACCGTGCCATTCCCTGGCCACCCAGGAGGCCCATGAACCTGAAACGCAGGGCCTTGCCATTCCTCGCCGCGCTGCGGCTCTCCCCTGCTGCCAGAGCCGACCACACCAGCGCCGACATCAAGGACTTCCGCATAGTGTGCGCCGATGTCGGCTTGGAGGCGAAGACGATGACTTCGCGGAGGAAGCGTATGGCGTGATCGCTGACGGGCTGAAGAAAGCGGGCATCAAGCTGTTCGCCGATCCCTGCCAGGAGAAAAGCACGAGCACCACCCGGCAATTGAACCTGCTCTACTCGTTCAGCACGTGGGGGCGGGAGAGACGCTCGACCTGCCTGTCCGATTTTTGCAAACTTTGAAGTAGCAGTACTTCCTGGCTCCTGCACGCTTCCTCAGCATCACGGCCGCATAAGCCAAGAAGCTCGGGAAGACCGTCGGGATTTGCCCTGACCAGCATGAGGTCGAACTTGACCTCATGCTGAACCTCCTCCGGGAGAAGCTCAGACGCCCGGAACTCGCTCAACAGCTCGTGAACGCCTCTTCCCCCACCGCGGAAGGGAACACCTGGGGCAATACGTATGGAGAGATCTGCAACGGGGAAAGTCGGAATGTACTTGGGC from Deinococcus hopiensis KR-140 includes:
- a CDS encoding transposase, whose protein sequence is MCRYRHHHSLGRRAVIRQLHRWAKRHFSDLKRFKHQKLTDALLVALLLARFVFKQPYRSIWWNMLREDRVGLPSYSQAYMRSVRLLERLEALVSPAKRCAEVIIDSMPLPVCRPKRGKRCKFPGAKWGFGTQGDVYGYKLHAWVTPAGEIVQSLLKPANLHDTTVSYELNRRWPEFGGPKIIGDKGYCCLGDLFPPKKNTRYDNGWRQDRHPKLRKRIETVFSQLVEAQIRSVQTKTLPSLRLRVVLASPITSLSPKRRSTPTFSSNLRRAKVNS
- a CDS encoding helix-turn-helix domain-containing protein, whose translation is MARYIASPLPPSKTPQAACNGRPWRSIHIQEHFGIALTEVCVWGYLERLGFTAQVPRPTHTEAASPKEQGTFIKKSRRR
- a CDS encoding transposase, which codes for MTTPRQNYTAEFKQEAVRLVEATGKSCAQIARDLGVPPHYVVRWKKRQEVQKAVGRPVLTGRGFPARSEQEERIKHLERELEIARQEWDVLKKAVAFFAKQS
- a CDS encoding IS3 family transposase — encoded protein: MTQTRGRPERVRARKDRAQTEKIRASHQRSRGTYGTPRIQADLADEGERVSRQRIGRPMKAADAEVRCKRPFRVTTKASSAHPTAENLLNREFSADRPNRKWVTDITSLPTTEGWLYLATVMDLFSRKIVGWAMSERLHTPLVTAALNMAWQRRQPETGLLHHSDRGSQYSSEVYRQALERLEAVQSMSNKGQCWDSAVQERFFSTLKVELDLRQEPGTCAQTRSDVFAWIEVFYNRQRRHSSPCYRSPVAFEEQTTHPELRLH
- a CDS encoding sensor histidine kinase; protein product: MPLHLECATIPATPPLRPLTLRTRLTLLTFGVLLCTLLAFAGVAGVVLWQVELRSVARQVASQADALLAVVQSTPSQLDDIGDDILEESGITASARVYVDGQLRWAGGASGPDTLDPEFLKGSGPAWARQVGGYQVISRRGGMVVVQVGRNLLPLKHLMQRYASVAAMTLLLLSVLGGWLVAREVRRALRPLEALARRVGHLDGPGPLPGLEERDEVGALARALAESLRALRAERERETLFLASASHELRTPVTAMLADLQHTLSRERPPEEWHAALERTERTAGRLRQLTGNLMTLTRAQRLLPLGPSRGPTVDLLTLAGEAVDLLQPLAMRRDLDLWLDGASAPVRGDSTLLSSVLENLIGNAVKFTPPGGRVLVDVSAQPGGGAALRVEDTGPGFPGGVLTDAFVRGLTEVEGFGLGLAVVRRVVEVHGGTLHLGRAEGGGARVDVTLPGEEAISPLTNF
- a CDS encoding response regulator transcription factor is translated as MRFLVVEDEPEIRRPLAASLREAGYAVDEAGCAEEARELAASFPFDALMVDVGLPEGPRSGFDLVRELREEGIPFPVLFLTARDAVEDRIEGLDTGGDDYLVKPFHLGEVQARLRALVRRGRAEVQSTRVWRDLRLDWTARAVYRSGARVALTAKEFSLLEVLASHPGRVYTREELIDRVWDGRFGAESNVVDTYVRNLRRKLGDDAVRTLRGLGYSFPEGE
- a CDS encoding SDR family NAD(P)-dependent oxidoreductase — its product is MTASDSPNTAQSTPSAPPALPRRFGSKVVIVTGAASGIGLAAAKRFAQEGARVVIADLHGDAAEQATEQMKAAGAPAALGVACDVSDPQQVDACVDAAVARFGRLDVVVNNAGLMTFKPITELTVDDWQRVLAVDLLGAFSFLRRSFEVMKPGSAIVNVSSIHAHETEALVAPYAAAKAALVSLTRSAAIEGKPRGIRVNAVLPGAVDTPMLWNNPNVKSGVEKINPNDVGRPEDLAAAIAFLASDDAAFVQGTELIVDGGRLDHL
- a CDS encoding family 1 glycosylhydrolase, whose amino-acid sequence is MIYFMFATGIENSYPTVQGGRVRQDEMDKCGHYTHWQKDFDLVGELGVGYLRYGPPIHTTWLGPDHYDWSFADETFAGLRSRNITPIVDLCHFGVPDWIGNFQNPDFPVQFARYAAAFAARFPWVQLYTPVNEMYICALFSAKYGWWNEQMTTDRSFVTALGHIVKANVLGMQAILNARPDAIFIQSESSEYFHAENPAAIGRAEFMNEVRFLSLDLNYGHRVGSEMYEYLLDNGMTREDYHFFLQNNLKHHCIMGNDYYVTNEHLVHPDGLTEASGEIYGYSVITGQYYARYGLPVMHTETNLSQGAGGDEAVRWLRKEWANVLRVRNDGLPIVGFTWYSLTDQVDWDTALRENNGTVNSLGLYDLNRNIRPVGEAYRRLITEWRDVLPTQSVVLTVPVFPPNQQESEAVRDLQDKARHARRTQDATAQGNEPTSPTPTSSTGA